In Aminobacterium sp. MB27-C1, a single genomic region encodes these proteins:
- a CDS encoding ABC transporter ATP-binding protein: MCAQVEKTETFIEIKHLKKYFNVHKGLLHAVDDVNLSIPRGKTLGLVGESGCGKSTLGRVVIGLIEATGGEVLFDGEDTLKYNKEERNEFRKRAQIVFQDPFSSLNPRMSVSQLIAEPLLINKTCSGKKEIDAKIKKLMDTVGLAERLATSFPHELDGGRRQRIGVARALALDPDFIVLDEPVSALDVCIQAQILNLLGDLQKEREYTYLFISHDLSVVRYVSDEVAVMYLGQVVEKAENIALFKEPLHPYTQALLSAVPVVDLDNKKKRILLEGDVPSPINPPAGCRFAGRCAYRQDICTKETPLLNEIEPGHFVSCHFTKHLERHK, translated from the coding sequence GTGTGTGCACAGGTCGAAAAAACAGAAACTTTCATAGAGATTAAGCATCTTAAGAAATATTTCAACGTCCATAAGGGCCTTTTACATGCCGTAGATGATGTCAACCTCTCGATCCCAAGGGGGAAAACTCTGGGATTAGTCGGAGAATCCGGTTGTGGAAAGTCAACACTGGGAAGAGTTGTCATTGGTCTTATTGAAGCAACGGGCGGAGAAGTTCTTTTTGATGGAGAAGATACTCTTAAATATAACAAAGAAGAAAGAAACGAATTCAGAAAAAGAGCTCAGATCGTATTTCAGGATCCCTTCTCTTCATTGAATCCGAGAATGTCTGTCTCTCAGCTTATTGCCGAACCATTGTTGATTAACAAGACATGCTCAGGCAAAAAAGAGATAGATGCCAAAATTAAAAAATTAATGGATACGGTAGGACTTGCCGAGAGGCTTGCTACTTCTTTTCCTCATGAGCTTGACGGTGGTCGTCGTCAGCGCATTGGAGTAGCCAGGGCCCTTGCTCTTGATCCTGATTTTATAGTGCTTGACGAACCCGTTTCGGCGCTTGATGTCTGCATTCAGGCTCAGATTCTCAATTTGCTTGGCGATTTGCAAAAAGAACGTGAGTACACCTATCTGTTTATATCTCACGATTTGAGTGTTGTTCGTTACGTTTCTGATGAAGTGGCTGTTATGTACTTGGGGCAGGTTGTTGAAAAGGCTGAAAATATAGCACTTTTTAAAGAACCGCTTCATCCCTACACGCAGGCTTTACTTTCAGCTGTTCCCGTTGTGGATTTAGACAACAAAAAGAAAAGAATATTGCTTGAAGGTGATGTCCCTAGTCCAATTAATCCTCCAGCTGGATGTCGCTTTGCAGGACGTTGTGCCTATCGTCAGGATATATGCACGAAGGAAACGCCGCTTCTTAATGAGATAGAACCAGGGCACTTCGTTTCGTGTCACTTTACTAAACATCTAGAACGTCATAAATAA
- a CDS encoding M20 family metallopeptidase yields MNSILAQKVQEFAQDVIEWRHQIHQNPELGFCEFETSNLIEEKLRSFNVDKIQRIGRSKTGICAELYGTGNGPKRCIGLRADIDALPIQEQSGVSYASKKDGVFHGCGHDSHAAILLGTAWLLSELRDQFSGCVKFFFQHAEELSGGGKEFIEAGVMENPHVDGVLALHALPDIYLGEIGVRDDFMTAGIDRIKITVEGKQAHGGYPHYGVDTILAASTIVTTLQSLGSRELAPTDCAFVTFGRIEGGISNAYIGGPVVIEGSIRYLRKTTQERFHRRVREIATNVGQALRAKVTVEITPNIIPTCVDKEWVNRVRRVCRDIESVERVVDLPSPAMGGEDYAYFLEKAPGTFFRLGVRTPGGPHCPTHSIDFYIDDRAIPIGMEVMAAATLDALR; encoded by the coding sequence ATGAACTCTATCCTTGCTCAGAAGGTTCAGGAATTTGCACAAGATGTCATTGAGTGGAGACATCAGATTCATCAGAACCCTGAATTAGGTTTTTGTGAATTTGAGACATCCAATTTGATAGAAGAGAAACTTCGTTCTTTTAATGTCGATAAAATTCAAAGAATCGGAAGAAGCAAAACGGGTATCTGTGCTGAACTTTATGGAACGGGAAACGGGCCAAAGCGCTGTATTGGTCTTCGTGCAGATATTGACGCATTGCCGATTCAAGAACAATCCGGAGTCTCATATGCTTCTAAAAAAGATGGAGTTTTTCATGGTTGTGGCCATGATTCTCATGCTGCTATTTTGCTTGGTACAGCCTGGCTCCTCAGTGAATTGCGGGATCAGTTTTCAGGGTGTGTGAAATTCTTTTTTCAACATGCCGAAGAGCTTTCAGGCGGTGGTAAAGAGTTTATAGAAGCAGGAGTAATGGAAAATCCCCACGTTGATGGAGTGTTGGCCCTCCATGCCCTTCCAGATATATACCTGGGAGAAATAGGCGTTCGAGATGACTTCATGACTGCTGGTATTGACCGAATAAAGATTACTGTAGAGGGTAAACAGGCTCATGGTGGATATCCTCACTATGGAGTCGATACAATTCTGGCAGCTTCAACCATAGTGACCACACTTCAGAGTCTAGGCTCACGAGAGCTGGCTCCTACCGATTGTGCTTTTGTAACTTTTGGTCGCATCGAAGGTGGAATATCAAATGCCTATATAGGAGGTCCCGTCGTTATTGAGGGTTCCATTCGTTATCTCCGCAAAACGACGCAGGAACGTTTCCATCGGCGAGTCAGAGAAATTGCGACGAATGTTGGGCAAGCGTTACGAGCAAAAGTCACAGTGGAAATAACGCCCAATATAATCCCGACATGCGTTGACAAGGAATGGGTAAATCGCGTTCGAAGAGTTTGTCGTGATATTGAATCAGTTGAGAGAGTTGTAGATTTGCCTTCACCCGCTATGGGAGGGGAGGATTACGCATATTTCTTGGAAAAGGCTCCTGGAACTTTTTTCAGATTAGGAGTCAGAACTCCTGGTGGGCCCCATTGTCCAACACATTCAATAGATTTTTATATAGATGATCGAGCTATTCCTATTGGCATGGAGGTGATGGCAGCCGCGACACTTGATGCTTTGCGGTAA
- a CDS encoding ABC transporter substrate-binding protein has product MKGKKFLHLFFAAAMLLVVATAGFAATMDTFTLGLPGDAKSLDPQKAMDTMSFAVTKHINEPLVTVDGKTKKLVPVLAERWEILDDHTYKFYLKKGVKFHNGDELTAEDVVYSLKRVTTSESVFAKSKGKFIDPEGFEIIDKYTVIVRTRGPVGGWLDSMKHPYASIFCKRAVEEGGKEYFRNPVGTGPFKFKSWIKGERIELTAFEDYHGKKPNFKNFNILVLPDDSSRVIALETGTVDMIYSVPPNDCQRLKESEKVKVVEAPGLVLTFLDMNTQKKPLNDPKVRLALEYAVNKEAYNAVVYQGTSSIPNGPLLSACTFSPENVKTYPYNLEKAKELLKEAGYPDGMTLELWVSNFQDQVNGATVIQSMLAQIGIKVNIQVFESAVFDDHVKKHTHDLLISRWGMQTNRDAGQYWLPLFHSSNVNSSNWTLLSDKELDTYIDTANITIDTEKRTELFQKAWDRLDVLHPVVVLAVPHELYGARKDLVGVEDLYDGRLNYLGNLSLAD; this is encoded by the coding sequence ATGAAGGGAAAGAAATTTTTACACTTGTTCTTTGCTGCAGCTATGTTACTCGTAGTCGCAACCGCTGGTTTCGCTGCTACGATGGATACTTTCACTCTCGGTCTTCCGGGAGACGCGAAAAGCCTCGATCCTCAGAAGGCTATGGACACCATGTCATTTGCTGTTACTAAACATATTAATGAGCCTCTTGTAACAGTAGATGGTAAAACCAAAAAATTGGTTCCGGTGTTGGCTGAGCGTTGGGAAATTCTTGACGATCACACGTACAAGTTTTATCTCAAAAAAGGTGTAAAGTTCCATAACGGAGATGAACTTACAGCAGAAGATGTAGTGTATTCTCTGAAGCGTGTAACGACATCTGAATCTGTTTTCGCCAAGTCAAAGGGCAAATTCATAGATCCTGAGGGATTTGAGATTATCGACAAATATACGGTGATTGTAAGAACCCGCGGTCCTGTTGGTGGCTGGCTTGACTCTATGAAGCACCCCTACGCCAGTATCTTTTGTAAAAGAGCCGTTGAAGAAGGTGGCAAAGAGTATTTCCGTAACCCAGTAGGAACAGGCCCCTTCAAATTTAAGAGCTGGATAAAAGGTGAGCGAATTGAACTCACAGCCTTTGAAGACTATCACGGCAAAAAACCGAACTTCAAGAACTTCAATATTCTCGTTCTTCCTGACGATAGCAGCAGAGTTATTGCTCTTGAGACAGGCACAGTAGATATGATCTACTCTGTACCACCCAATGACTGCCAGAGATTGAAAGAGTCTGAAAAGGTTAAAGTTGTAGAAGCTCCGGGACTTGTTTTGACTTTCCTTGATATGAATACACAGAAGAAACCTCTTAACGATCCTAAGGTTCGCCTTGCTCTTGAGTATGCTGTTAATAAAGAGGCTTATAACGCTGTTGTCTACCAGGGAACCTCTTCTATTCCCAACGGGCCACTGCTTTCTGCCTGTACCTTTAGCCCGGAGAATGTGAAGACATATCCCTACAACCTTGAGAAGGCGAAAGAACTTCTTAAAGAAGCAGGTTATCCAGATGGCATGACATTAGAGCTCTGGGTCAGCAATTTCCAAGATCAGGTAAATGGAGCTACAGTCATTCAGTCTATGCTTGCTCAGATAGGTATTAAAGTTAATATCCAGGTTTTCGAATCAGCTGTATTTGACGATCACGTGAAGAAACATACACACGATCTTCTTATCAGCAGATGGGGAATGCAGACAAACCGCGACGCTGGACAGTATTGGCTTCCTCTTTTCCATTCTTCAAACGTCAACTCTTCAAACTGGACATTATTGAGCGATAAAGAACTTGATACATATATCGATACAGCGAATATAACAATAGATACTGAAAAGAGAACAGAGCTCTTCCAGAAAGCATGGGATAGACTTGATGTTCTTCACCCTGTTGTTGTTCTTGCAGTGCCTCACGAATTGTATGGCGCCAGAAAAGATTTGGTAGGCGTAGAAGACCTTTATGACGGTCGTTTGAATTACTTGGGGAACCTTTCTTTAGCAGATTAA
- a CDS encoding Xaa-Pro peptidase family protein: MIDHNRFQTLVELLNQKELDAVFLAPSSDLKYMTGLNFHPDSRLKGALVTREGKSFFLCPSLHRTDMKSIEDDIPILEWNDTDWFQGAFKKGLQLVGLSSSCRIAFSRGIEAGDMIDAVKGLNVECVNGFFLLAPMRSIKNKKELELMRKASSMNDKMMEALTTYIRPGIYERDIIKFIMNFHESHGGSPRVPCVASGINSGRAHYGRDNNRLIEKQDIVMVDSGGWYDGYSHDMTRTFFVGAPTDTQRKVYEIVLEAQLAAEEKVQIGAIPKDIDSTARDIITEHGYGEAFTHRLGHGIGMDGQESPYISQANETPLVEGNCFSIEPGIYLEGKFGVRIEDLVMLTESGREVINLFPKELTIL, from the coding sequence ATGATAGATCATAATCGTTTCCAAACACTAGTGGAACTTCTAAACCAAAAAGAGCTGGACGCTGTTTTTCTTGCCCCCTCTTCTGATTTGAAATATATGACCGGATTAAACTTTCATCCAGATTCACGGCTGAAAGGTGCTCTTGTTACCAGAGAAGGAAAGAGTTTTTTCTTATGCCCCTCTCTTCACAGAACAGATATGAAAAGTATCGAAGACGATATTCCTATTTTGGAATGGAATGACACTGACTGGTTCCAAGGCGCATTTAAAAAGGGACTTCAGCTTGTAGGTCTCTCTTCTTCTTGCCGAATTGCCTTTTCTCGAGGAATAGAGGCCGGCGACATGATTGATGCAGTAAAGGGATTAAATGTGGAGTGTGTTAACGGTTTCTTCCTTCTGGCACCTATGCGTTCCATTAAGAATAAAAAAGAATTAGAACTTATGAGAAAAGCATCTTCCATGAACGATAAAATGATGGAAGCTCTCACTACATATATTCGGCCTGGTATATACGAGAGAGACATCATTAAATTTATTATGAATTTTCATGAATCTCATGGCGGTTCTCCTCGCGTACCTTGCGTTGCTTCGGGTATTAACAGCGGCAGAGCCCATTATGGAAGAGATAACAATCGCCTTATAGAAAAACAAGACATAGTGATGGTAGATTCTGGCGGATGGTACGATGGATATAGCCATGATATGACCAGAACATTCTTTGTTGGGGCTCCTACAGATACACAAAGAAAAGTCTATGAAATTGTCTTGGAAGCTCAACTTGCCGCAGAAGAAAAAGTTCAGATAGGGGCTATCCCCAAGGATATTGATAGCACAGCTCGGGATATTATTACTGAACATGGATACGGAGAAGCTTTTACCCATCGTTTAGGACATGGTATTGGTATGGATGGTCAGGAGAGTCCCTATATTTCTCAGGCAAATGAAACTCCTCTTGTTGAGGGCAACTGTTTCAGCATAGAACCGGGAATTTATCTCGAAGGAAAATTTGGAGTTCGTATAGAGGATTTGGTGATGTTAACAGAATCGGGACGAGAGGTTATCAATCTCTTTCCGAAGGAACTCACTATTCTGTAA
- a CDS encoding M20 family metallopeptidase, giving the protein MASEILQKALDIKEYIVEAKRKIHREPELSMKEFATTAFVQSELKKMGVEMIPLGSNVGVLGIIKGEKKGEGKVIALRADMDALPIQETTDIPDKSIVSGVMHACGHDCHTAMLLGAAKLLMSMKDRFSGTVKLLFQPAEENLDGSKYMIDQGVLDNPKVDYILGLHGHSSYNVGEIALREGPYMASSDFFTAKITGKSGHGAYPHRIGCDPILAASNCVMAIQSIITRQIDALDNLVISICEIHGGTAKNIIPETVEFSGSIRCQNMEVRNSIEQRIRDVIEGVASSYKCKAELDYHYGVPPLSNSPEVVEIVRTSAKKVIGSENVKYIDIPAMGSEDFSRYLEVVPKGVFARMGICVPGKNVPVFHNGNFIFPEEALPYGTALFVQFVIDAN; this is encoded by the coding sequence ATGGCTTCTGAAATTCTTCAGAAAGCTCTTGATATAAAAGAGTATATAGTTGAGGCAAAACGTAAAATTCACAGAGAACCAGAACTGAGCATGAAAGAGTTTGCAACAACAGCCTTTGTTCAGTCCGAACTGAAAAAAATGGGAGTAGAAATGATTCCCCTTGGTTCTAATGTTGGCGTTTTGGGAATTATAAAAGGTGAGAAAAAAGGGGAAGGAAAAGTTATTGCTCTTCGTGCCGATATGGATGCTCTTCCCATTCAGGAGACAACCGATATTCCCGATAAGTCGATTGTTTCAGGTGTAATGCATGCTTGTGGACACGACTGCCATACAGCGATGTTGCTCGGGGCAGCCAAACTGCTCATGTCAATGAAGGATCGTTTCTCTGGAACAGTCAAACTTCTCTTCCAGCCAGCAGAAGAAAATCTTGACGGTTCGAAATATATGATAGATCAGGGTGTTCTTGATAATCCGAAAGTGGATTACATTTTGGGTCTCCATGGACATTCTTCTTACAATGTAGGAGAAATAGCTCTTAGAGAAGGACCTTATATGGCTTCATCAGACTTCTTTACCGCAAAAATTACGGGGAAGAGTGGTCATGGAGCATATCCTCATCGTATAGGCTGCGACCCGATTCTGGCAGCTTCAAATTGTGTTATGGCTATTCAGAGTATTATTACTCGTCAAATCGATGCTCTTGATAACCTTGTTATTTCTATTTGTGAGATACATGGTGGTACTGCCAAAAACATTATTCCCGAGACTGTTGAATTTTCGGGATCTATCAGATGCCAGAATATGGAAGTAAGAAATTCCATAGAACAGCGTATTCGCGACGTTATTGAGGGTGTAGCGTCTAGCTATAAATGTAAGGCGGAGCTTGACTATCATTATGGAGTTCCTCCGCTGAGCAATTCTCCAGAAGTTGTTGAGATTGTTCGCACAAGCGCCAAAAAGGTCATTGGATCAGAGAACGTTAAATATATAGATATCCCTGCGATGGGGTCCGAAGACTTTTCCAGATATCTTGAGGTTGTTCCAAAAGGCGTTTTTGCCAGAATGGGAATTTGCGTTCCTGGGAAAAACGTTCCTGTTTTTCATAATGGGAATTTTATCTTCCCTGAAGAAGCTCTTCCTTACGGAACAGCTCTCTTTGTGCAGTTTGTAATTGATGCTAATTAA
- a CDS encoding GntR family transcriptional regulator has product MADNQRRQSHSQGKLKDLVTRYIREQVFEKKTLRCGDQINERELSRILGISRSPVREALNELEEQGLISSIRYKGWFVSTFREEDFTEITKLRVLLEHTILEAVIVEGGPSDEEIEHLEELNEELYAIINSDVLGEKKAFEFAEKEMTFHVYLCSLAKDNCIWTQKMLRNLFYQIRCSFDRWLYRDWQMKASVEVHDMIIECLRKKEVIKLRELLFRRLGRGAVISPQEEDDR; this is encoded by the coding sequence ATGGCAGATAATCAAAGGCGCCAATCCCATTCTCAGGGGAAATTGAAAGATCTCGTTACTCGCTATATACGAGAACAGGTTTTTGAAAAAAAGACTTTACGGTGTGGAGATCAAATCAATGAAAGAGAACTTTCTCGTATTTTGGGTATAAGTCGCTCCCCAGTTCGAGAAGCATTAAATGAACTTGAAGAGCAAGGTTTAATTTCTTCCATAAGATATAAGGGCTGGTTTGTCTCGACTTTCCGCGAGGAAGATTTTACAGAAATAACTAAGCTTCGTGTTCTTTTGGAACATACCATTTTGGAAGCTGTTATTGTAGAGGGCGGACCAAGTGACGAGGAAATAGAGCATCTTGAAGAACTGAATGAAGAGTTATATGCGATTATAAATAGCGACGTTTTAGGAGAGAAGAAAGCATTCGAATTTGCTGAGAAAGAGATGACTTTCCACGTCTATCTTTGCTCTCTTGCAAAGGATAATTGTATATGGACTCAGAAAATGCTTAGAAATCTTTTTTATCAAATTCGTTGTTCGTTTGATAGATGGCTTTATCGGGATTGGCAGATGAAAGCCAGTGTTGAAGTTCACGATATGATCATTGAATGTTTGCGTAAGAAAGAAGTGATCAAATTACGTGAATTGCTCTTCCGAAGACTTGGAAGAGGAGCTGTTATTTCACCACAAGAGGAAGACGACCGTTAA
- a CDS encoding serine dehydratase subunit alpha family protein, giving the protein MISLKKFLKEEVKPALGCTEPGAVALAVARATEELHNAPVDSIKVLVSGNIFKNGMSVGIPGTNGLRGNTIAAALAALCGKSALGLEVLKNSTENDVQNAQKMVSDGKVQVLPDPDRNGIYVKADVKSKDTTATCTIEGSHTGIVEVTLNNDVVFSTKSNNSTDKAETKKELSAAQEISQMPFSSVVALVQEMDDEDVAYALKGAEMNMTIAEQGFDENQMQGLEVGKTLRKSAADWKTMDHSLKIRAISAAASDARMAGAPYPVMSSAGSGNHGITAILPIYILGRELGKSDREIAEGIIYSHLCTSFVKSRMGRLSPVCGCAVAAGAGAAGGLVHLMGGSEVQAAKAMELVLGNLVGMLCDGAKETCALKVGTGAFEAVQAAELVMNGHHIEMSQGVINEKIEDTVANVVAVNAKGMRDVDRIILDIMASRTAC; this is encoded by the coding sequence ATGATATCACTCAAAAAATTTCTCAAAGAAGAGGTTAAACCTGCATTAGGGTGTACTGAGCCCGGTGCGGTGGCTTTGGCTGTCGCTCGGGCTACGGAAGAGTTACATAACGCTCCCGTGGATTCTATTAAAGTATTGGTCAGCGGTAACATTTTTAAAAACGGAATGTCTGTAGGCATTCCGGGAACAAACGGACTTCGAGGAAACACCATAGCGGCCGCTCTAGCTGCTCTTTGTGGCAAAAGCGCTTTGGGCCTTGAGGTTCTTAAAAATTCCACAGAGAACGACGTTCAGAACGCTCAGAAAATGGTTTCTGATGGGAAGGTACAGGTTCTTCCTGACCCTGACCGAAATGGAATCTATGTAAAAGCCGATGTAAAGAGCAAAGATACAACTGCAACATGTACTATTGAAGGCAGTCATACGGGCATTGTAGAGGTAACACTTAATAATGATGTGGTTTTCTCTACCAAGTCAAACAATTCTACTGATAAAGCAGAAACTAAAAAAGAACTTTCCGCTGCCCAGGAAATATCTCAGATGCCCTTTTCCTCTGTTGTTGCTCTTGTTCAAGAAATGGATGATGAAGATGTTGCTTACGCTCTCAAGGGAGCAGAGATGAACATGACGATTGCTGAACAAGGCTTTGATGAGAATCAAATGCAAGGTTTAGAGGTAGGCAAAACTCTGAGGAAATCAGCCGCTGATTGGAAAACAATGGATCACTCCCTTAAAATTCGTGCTATCAGTGCTGCTGCCTCCGACGCTCGTATGGCCGGAGCCCCCTACCCTGTCATGAGCAGTGCAGGAAGTGGAAACCACGGAATTACTGCCATTCTTCCCATCTATATTTTGGGACGTGAGTTAGGAAAAAGTGATAGAGAGATTGCTGAAGGAATCATTTACAGCCATCTTTGCACCAGCTTTGTAAAGAGCAGAATGGGCCGTTTGAGTCCTGTTTGCGGTTGTGCCGTTGCAGCCGGTGCCGGTGCAGCTGGAGGTCTCGTGCATCTTATGGGTGGCTCTGAGGTTCAAGCAGCCAAAGCCATGGAACTTGTTCTTGGAAACCTCGTCGGAATGCTCTGCGACGGAGCTAAAGAAACATGTGCATTAAAAGTTGGAACAGGCGCTTTCGAAGCTGTTCAAGCAGCTGAGCTCGTTATGAATGGTCATCATATCGAAATGAGCCAGGGTGTTATTAACGAAAAGATTGAAGATACTGTCGCCAACGTTGTTGCCGTCAATGCCAAAGGGATGAGAGACGTAGATAGAATCATTCTCGATATTATGGCTTCTCGTACTGCCTGCTAA
- a CDS encoding uroporphyrinogen decarboxylase family protein: MNHHERIEHAIAGKETDRLPYSLWWHFPNKDRMPRRLAELSIHYQEMLDLDFIKYMPYGMFSTVDWGSDLKVFEGFGEPPVAANFPIATPEDWDKITPRSGTSGEYSIVLESQRIALEELHCQVPIIQTVFSPLTTVVKMAGEETLKKHLEECPEKVHKGLEIITETTKEFALAAVENGASGVFFATQMASHDRLNSAQLEEFMKKYDLEVLNAIKDKSWFNVLHIHGTNVYFEELFDYPVQAFNWHDRDDGPAMNDVRTKTDRCFCGGLSHKNTLPNGTEEELRAQVMDTWKHNNGKAVIFTPGCVVDPNTPEDRLMLLKKFVEETAK, translated from the coding sequence ATGAATCATCATGAACGAATTGAACACGCTATTGCTGGAAAAGAAACTGATCGTTTACCCTACAGCTTATGGTGGCATTTCCCAAACAAAGACAGAATGCCACGAAGATTGGCTGAACTTTCCATTCATTATCAGGAAATGCTTGATCTTGACTTTATTAAGTATATGCCTTACGGAATGTTCTCCACTGTTGACTGGGGATCTGATCTCAAGGTATTTGAAGGCTTCGGAGAGCCGCCTGTAGCTGCAAACTTCCCCATCGCTACACCGGAAGATTGGGATAAAATCACACCGAGATCTGGAACTTCTGGAGAATACTCCATCGTTCTTGAATCCCAGCGCATTGCTCTTGAAGAGCTTCATTGCCAGGTGCCAATTATACAGACAGTTTTCAGCCCTCTTACAACTGTAGTAAAGATGGCCGGAGAAGAGACATTAAAGAAACATTTAGAGGAGTGCCCCGAAAAAGTTCATAAAGGACTCGAAATTATTACAGAAACGACTAAAGAGTTCGCATTGGCAGCAGTAGAAAATGGTGCATCTGGCGTATTCTTTGCAACACAGATGGCAAGCCACGATCGTTTGAACAGTGCCCAGCTTGAAGAGTTTATGAAAAAGTATGATCTTGAAGTTCTTAATGCGATCAAAGATAAGTCGTGGTTTAACGTTCTCCACATTCACGGCACGAATGTCTATTTTGAAGAACTTTTCGACTATCCGGTTCAGGCTTTCAACTGGCACGATAGAGATGATGGCCCTGCAATGAACGATGTCAGAACAAAGACCGACCGTTGCTTCTGCGGTGGCTTAAGCCATAAAAATACTCTCCCTAACGGAACAGAGGAAGAGCTTCGTGCTCAGGTTATGGATACATGGAAGCATAACAACGGTAAAGCTGTAATCTTCACTCCCGGATGCGTAGTCGATCCTAATACGCCAGAAGATCGCTTAATGCTTCTGAAAAAATTCGTTGAAGAGACAGCAAAATAA
- a CDS encoding GntR family transcriptional regulator: MSLAQLSPISSDGEKTIKQKVLESIRDAIMRGYFESGQQLRQDEIAFQLGVSRIPVREALMQLETEGLVTFYPYKGAIVSTLSPDEAREIFEIRFILESEALRFAFPQLTDEVLDEAEQLIEEADSEKDSANWSDQNWKFHSFLYLYAKRPRLLAMIESLNQNVDRYIRIYLRTLSFQSESLEAHRQLIAALRNRDIEKAVSLLKAHLKNAENHIIQYLTR; this comes from the coding sequence TTGTCTTTAGCCCAATTAAGCCCTATCAGCTCTGATGGAGAAAAAACAATAAAACAAAAGGTGTTAGAGAGCATTAGGGATGCCATTATGAGAGGCTATTTTGAGAGTGGACAACAGTTGCGCCAAGATGAAATTGCCTTCCAGCTCGGAGTAAGTCGCATTCCCGTTCGAGAAGCCTTAATGCAACTGGAAACAGAGGGGCTTGTTACCTTTTATCCTTATAAAGGAGCTATCGTATCTACTCTTTCCCCTGATGAAGCCAGAGAAATTTTTGAAATTCGTTTTATTCTGGAATCTGAAGCCCTGCGTTTTGCCTTTCCCCAGCTTACAGATGAAGTTCTTGATGAAGCTGAACAACTTATAGAAGAGGCTGATTCAGAAAAGGATTCTGCAAATTGGAGTGATCAAAACTGGAAATTTCACTCTTTCCTCTATCTTTATGCCAAAAGACCACGCCTTCTAGCAATGATTGAATCTTTAAACCAAAACGTTGATCGTTATATTCGCATTTATCTGAGAACTCTTAGTTTTCAATCTGAATCTCTTGAAGCTCATAGGCAGCTCATTGCGGCATTACGTAATCGAGATATTGAAAAAGCGGTATCTCTGCTAAAGGCACACTTAAAGAATGCAGAAAATCACATAATTCAATATTTAACGCGATAA
- a CDS encoding transporter substrate-binding domain-containing protein translates to MRVSTKCTFFLTLIAVLASLFFVVGCNQASAQSSLQGKTIIVGTSGAYAPWTFTKVGKLQGFEIDVWEEMARRNGFKVEYKLAKFSGLLGMLNAGQIDTIAHQMSITEKRKELYDFTEPYAYSYYDFSVKKDSSIKTVDDLKGKKIGCWLGGNGEATLRQVNKDYNLNLDIKTYDGAPIEKETELGRVDACWQGEIKTKTIIEQENLDLRLLGQRLTFEVNAYPFTKKAENKALLEQISKTIHEMHEDGTLSALSEKWFGLDTTKN, encoded by the coding sequence GTGCGCGTCTCAACAAAATGTACATTCTTTCTTACTTTAATTGCGGTTTTAGCATCTCTTTTCTTCGTGGTTGGTTGTAATCAAGCTTCTGCACAATCTTCGCTACAGGGAAAGACCATTATTGTAGGAACATCAGGAGCTTATGCCCCATGGACATTTACGAAAGTTGGAAAGTTACAGGGGTTTGAAATTGATGTATGGGAAGAAATGGCTAGAAGAAATGGTTTTAAAGTCGAGTACAAATTAGCAAAGTTTAGCGGTCTTCTTGGAATGTTGAATGCTGGACAAATTGATACGATTGCACACCAGATGTCAATTACAGAGAAGCGAAAAGAGCTTTATGATTTTACGGAACCGTATGCATATAGCTATTATGATTTTTCGGTGAAAAAAGATAGTTCAATAAAAACGGTTGACGATCTCAAAGGGAAAAAAATTGGCTGCTGGCTTGGAGGAAACGGAGAAGCTACTCTGCGTCAGGTCAATAAAGACTACAACTTGAATCTGGATATAAAAACTTATGATGGAGCTCCTATAGAAAAAGAAACTGAGCTTGGTCGAGTAGATGCCTGCTGGCAGGGAGAGATAAAAACAAAGACAATCATTGAACAAGAAAATCTTGATCTCAGATTGCTTGGTCAAAGACTCACTTTTGAAGTTAATGCCTATCCCTTTACAAAAAAGGCTGAAAATAAGGCTCTTTTAGAGCAGATCAGCAAGACGATTCATGAAATGCACGAAGATGGAACGTTGAGTGCCCTTTCTGAAAAGTGGTTTGGTCTTGATACGACGAAAAATTAA